One region of bacterium genomic DNA includes:
- a CDS encoding ABC transporter substrate-binding protein, producing the protein MNCRSRTTSFFLALSLVAMLFSPVLTRAQGVAIGVILPMSGTHAAFGHMQKNSMILAAEEINARGGINGELLELDVRDSGGQTRNARVIVDHFVNDKQYAVVLGGFSSSVAAGLADKCEQMRIPLIVVTGSEDAITLQDDRFVFRVAPPRSRYPVAALDFYRSGINGSRVVLITEQSNYGDAMARTVKQAARESRWTVSGEWKFETGSRDLESLYSQVAAAEPDAIFLTAFPPDGPKIIAELRKSNPKAVIFNLTPASTMAGSYAQCGLNCEGVMNPSLWFPEADKSAIRYRENYLARFETEPDYHGAQAYGAVLVAAQAIRKSGVAQPEPVRDALEGISVSTPYGKISFRQWGGFANQNDPGNYLFQWTGSGFEVVWPSEFKTAEPVMPVQ; encoded by the coding sequence ATGAACTGCCGATCCAGGACGACATCTTTTTTTCTGGCACTGTCTTTAGTAGCCATGCTTTTTTCGCCTGTTTTGACCAGGGCTCAAGGGGTGGCCATTGGGGTCATATTACCCATGTCGGGGACCCATGCCGCCTTCGGCCATATGCAGAAAAATTCCATGATCCTGGCCGCCGAGGAGATCAATGCCAGGGGTGGGATAAACGGAGAGTTGCTGGAACTGGATGTCCGGGACTCGGGAGGGCAGACCCGGAACGCTCGAGTCATTGTCGACCATTTTGTCAATGATAAACAGTACGCTGTTGTGCTTGGCGGTTTCAGTTCAAGCGTTGCGGCTGGTCTGGCCGATAAGTGTGAGCAAATGAGGATCCCCCTCATTGTGGTAACGGGATCGGAAGATGCTATAACCCTTCAGGATGACCGCTTTGTATTCAGAGTGGCGCCACCCCGTTCCAGGTATCCTGTGGCAGCTTTGGATTTTTACAGATCTGGCATTAACGGGAGCAGGGTCGTCCTCATTACGGAACAGTCAAATTATGGGGACGCCATGGCCCGAACAGTAAAACAGGCGGCCCGTGAATCGAGATGGACCGTTTCCGGTGAATGGAAATTCGAGACGGGTTCCCGGGATCTGGAGTCACTGTACTCCCAGGTTGCTGCGGCTGAACCGGACGCCATATTTCTCACGGCATTTCCACCCGATGGGCCCAAGATAATCGCCGAACTTCGAAAGAGTAATCCAAAGGCGGTTATTTTCAACCTGACTCCGGCTTCCACTATGGCAGGGTCATATGCCCAGTGCGGTTTAAACTGTGAAGGTGTTATGAACCCGTCACTCTGGTTTCCGGAAGCGGACAAGTCAGCCATCAGGTACCGTGAAAACTATCTGGCCAGGTTTGAGACGGAGCCTGATTACCATGGCGCGCAGGCCTATGGTGCTGTCTTGGTTGCGGCCCAGGCCATCAGAAAATCCGGTGTGGCTCAGCCAGAACCTGTCCGGGACGCGCTGGAGGGGATCTCAGTCAGCACACCCTACGGAAAAATCAGCTTCAGACAGTGGGGTGGTTTTGCCAACCAGAACGATCCTGGCAATTATCTCTTTCAATGGACGGGAAGCGGTTTTGAGGTAGTGTGGCCAAGTGAGTTTAAAACGGCTGAGCCGGTTATGCCGGTGCAGTGA
- the pdxA gene encoding 4-hydroxythreonine-4-phosphate dehydrogenase PdxA: protein MKRKSNTRGTQPLLAITMGDPSGVGPEIIALALEEETFTRNCLVVGDLERLKAGARKAGSSTRYKVVDHPCKADSDNLVPVLNVGLANPSIPFGQLSVQSGECAYRCVVKAIDLAMEGTVDAIVTAPINKESLQLAGYMYPGHTELLAERTGADDTVMMLAAGAMRVLHVTTHIPLSQVPGDISKERILRVLQLGDEALKKMGIKSPLFAVAGLNPHAGEGSIFGDEEERIITPAIKLARGRGIRVEGPVPPDVVFLKMHRGKYHAIIAMYHDQGHIPLKLLAFDSGVNVSLGLPIIRTSVDHGTAFDIAGKGLADPGSLMEALRLAASMAGSVPK from the coding sequence ATGAAAAGGAAATCAAACACTCGAGGGACCCAGCCGCTCCTTGCTATCACCATGGGCGATCCTTCCGGTGTCGGCCCCGAGATTATTGCGCTGGCTCTCGAGGAAGAGACCTTTACCCGGAACTGCCTGGTTGTAGGTGATCTCGAGCGTCTTAAAGCGGGTGCGAGGAAGGCAGGCAGTTCAACCCGTTACAAGGTCGTGGACCACCCCTGCAAGGCAGACAGTGACAACCTTGTTCCTGTCCTGAATGTTGGTCTTGCCAATCCGTCCATACCCTTCGGCCAACTCAGTGTACAGAGCGGAGAGTGCGCCTATCGGTGTGTTGTGAAGGCCATTGATCTGGCTATGGAGGGGACCGTGGACGCGATTGTAACCGCGCCGATCAACAAGGAATCACTTCAGCTGGCAGGATATATGTATCCGGGTCACACAGAATTGCTGGCTGAACGGACCGGAGCTGATGACACCGTCATGATGCTTGCCGCCGGCGCCATGAGGGTCCTTCATGTTACGACACACATACCTCTGTCCCAGGTTCCTGGTGACATCTCTAAAGAAAGGATCCTGAGAGTACTGCAGCTTGGGGATGAGGCGCTCAAAAAAATGGGCATCAAAAGTCCCCTGTTCGCTGTGGCCGGCCTGAACCCTCACGCGGGGGAGGGAAGTATTTTCGGTGATGAGGAGGAGCGTATCATCACACCCGCTATTAAGCTTGCCCGTGGCAGGGGGATCAGGGTCGAAGGCCCTGTCCCTCCAGATGTGGTGTTTTTGAAAATGCACCGCGGTAAGTACCATGCGATCATTGCCATGTACCACGATCAGGGACACATTCCCCTTAAACTTCTTGCTTTCGATTCGGGAGTGAACGTGAGCCTCGGACTTCCCATCATCAGAACATCGGTTGACCACGGTACTGCTTTCGATATCGCAGGAAAGGGTCTGGCTGACCCGGGAAGTCTTATGGAGGCGTTGAGACTGGCAGCTTCCATGGCCGGGTCAGTTCCCAAGTGA